ATTACAGAAGGTTTCCATCGAAAAATGAAGTTGATTCAACGGCGAGCGTATGGCTTCCGCAACTTCGAAAATTACCGCCTGCGGGTGCGCGTATTGTGCTGCTGAAATGGATGGGGAATTGTTCAGAAACCTGTCGGAAAAACTGCCCGTTGAAGGGGCTTGCCCCCGTCTTTGGTGTAGAGCCGTCTTTGGTGTAGACCCAACTTGAACGGAAGC
This portion of the Desulfovibrio legallii genome encodes:
- a CDS encoding transposase; translated protein: ITEGFHRKMKLIQRRAYGFRNFENYRLRVRVLCC